In Gammaproteobacteria bacterium, the following proteins share a genomic window:
- the ilvB gene encoding biosynthetic-type acetolactate synthase large subunit — translation MTANTPKVDIDPKTEISGAEIFVRCLEAEGVEFVFGYPGGAVLHIYDALFRQDKVTHILARHEQGAVHAAEGYAKSTTRPGVALVTSGPGATNAITGIADAYMDSVPLVVFTGQVPTNLIGNDAFQEVDTVGITRPCVKHNFLVKSVEALASTIKKAFYIATSGRPGPVVVDIPKDITAHKTVFSYPKTIRMRSYNPTVSGHIGQIKKAVELILSAEKPMIYAGGGVILGNASESLTEFTRLLGYPITNTLMGLGGFPATDPQSLGMLGMHGTYEANLGMHHSDVLIAIGARFDDRVTGNIEKFCPRSKIVHVDVDPSSISKNVKVDIPIVGQVDNVLQALIKELKTGDRKPKNPESIKAWWEQIEEWRSMDCLKYDRQSPIIKPQYVLQKLYELTGGDAFVTSDVGQHQMWAAQFYKFDKPRRWINSGGLGTMGFGLPAAMGVQFAHPDELVCCVTGEASIQMCIQELSTCLQYRLPIKVINLNNRYMGMVRQWQEFFYQGRYAMSYMDALPDFVKLAESFGHVGMKIEQPGDVEGALKEALSLKDRLVFMDFLTDQNENVYPMIPAGAGQNEMILV, via the coding sequence AAATACCCCAAAAGTCGACATCGACCCCAAAACAGAGATCAGTGGTGCCGAGATTTTCGTGCGCTGCCTCGAGGCTGAGGGCGTCGAGTTTGTATTCGGTTATCCGGGCGGCGCGGTGTTGCATATTTACGATGCGCTTTTCAGGCAGGACAAGGTGACGCACATCCTCGCTCGCCACGAGCAGGGCGCCGTGCACGCGGCCGAAGGCTATGCGAAATCCACCACCCGCCCCGGCGTGGCGCTGGTCACCTCGGGGCCCGGCGCGACCAACGCGATCACCGGCATCGCCGATGCGTACATGGATTCTGTGCCGCTGGTGGTGTTCACGGGGCAGGTGCCGACCAACCTCATCGGCAACGATGCCTTCCAGGAAGTCGATACCGTGGGCATTACGCGCCCATGCGTGAAGCACAATTTTTTGGTCAAGTCGGTGGAAGCGCTCGCCTCCACGATCAAAAAGGCGTTTTACATCGCGACCAGCGGCCGTCCGGGTCCGGTGGTGGTGGATATTCCCAAGGACATAACCGCGCACAAGACGGTGTTCAGCTATCCCAAAACGATCAGGATGCGATCCTACAACCCTACGGTCAGCGGGCACATCGGCCAGATCAAGAAGGCTGTCGAACTGATTCTCTCCGCCGAAAAACCGATGATTTACGCGGGCGGCGGCGTGATTCTCGGCAACGCGTCGGAGTCGCTGACCGAATTCACGCGCCTGCTCGGCTATCCCATTACCAATACCTTGATGGGACTGGGCGGTTTTCCTGCCACCGATCCGCAGTCGCTGGGCATGCTGGGCATGCACGGCACCTACGAGGCTAATCTGGGCATGCACCACAGCGACGTATTGATCGCAATCGGTGCGCGCTTCGACGATCGGGTGACGGGTAATATCGAGAAATTCTGCCCGCGTTCAAAGATCGTGCACGTGGACGTCGATCCCAGCTCGATCTCCAAGAACGTCAAGGTCGATATCCCCATCGTCGGCCAGGTGGATAATGTCCTGCAGGCATTGATCAAGGAACTCAAGACCGGCGACCGCAAACCGAAAAATCCCGAGTCCATCAAGGCGTGGTGGGAGCAGATCGAGGAATGGCGTTCGATGGACTGCCTCAAATATGATCGCCAGTCGCCCATCATCAAGCCGCAGTACGTGCTGCAAAAGCTCTACGAGTTAACCGGCGGCGACGCCTTCGTCACCTCCGACGTGGGTCAGCATCAGATGTGGGCCGCGCAGTTTTACAAATTCGATAAGCCGCGGCGCTGGATCAACTCCGGGGGCTTGGGCACTATGGGTTTTGGCCTGCCCGCCGCGATGGGCGTGCAGTTCGCGCATCCTGACGAACTGGTGTGCTGCGTCACCGGCGAGGCAAGCATCCAGATGTGTATTCAGGAGCTATCGACCTGCCTGCAATATCGCCTGCCGATCAAAGTGATTAACCTTAATAATCGCTACATGGGCATGGTGCGTCAGTGGCAGGAATTCTTCTATCAGGGCCGGTACGCAATGTCGTACATGGACGCGCTGCCGGACTTCGTCAAACTCGCCGAAAGCTTCGGCCATGTGGGGATGAAGATCGAACAGCCCGGCGACGTGGAAGGCGCGCTCAAGGAGGCGCTGTCGCTGAAAGATCGGCTGGTGTTCATGGATTTTTTGACCGACCAGAACGAGAACGTGTACCCGATGATCCCGGCCGGCGCCGGCCAGAACGAGATGATACTGGTATAG
- the ilvN gene encoding acetolactate synthase small subunit, with the protein MRHIISLLLENEAGALSRVAGLFSARGYNIESLTVAPTNDPSLARMTVVTHGSDEIIEQITKQLNKLVDVVKMLDLTGHAHIEREMMMIKVRAEGADREEIKRLSDIFRGRVIDVNDHAYVIELTGAGAKLDAFIAALGTRSIEEVVRSGTMGIARGDTTLKL; encoded by the coding sequence ATGAGACACATCATTTCCCTGTTGCTGGAGAACGAGGCCGGCGCGCTGTCCAGAGTCGCCGGGCTGTTCTCAGCGCGTGGCTACAACATCGAATCGCTGACGGTAGCACCCACCAACGATCCCTCCCTGGCGAGGATGACAGTGGTGACCCACGGCTCGGACGAGATCATCGAACAGATCACCAAGCAACTGAACAAGCTGGTGGACGTGGTCAAGATGCTGGACTTGACCGGCCACGCGCACATTGAGCGCGAGATGATGATGATCAAGGTGCGCGCGGAAGGCGCGGATCGCGAAGAGATCAAGCGGCTGTCGGACATCTTTCGCGGGCGCGTGATCGACGTCAACGACCATGCTTACGTGATCGAGCTTACCGGCGCGGGCGCCAAGCTGGACGCTTTCATCGCGGCGCTGGGCACGCGGTCAATCGAGGAAGTCGTGCGCTCGGGCACCATGGGGATCGCGCGCGGCGATACGACCTTGAAGTTGTGA
- the ilvC gene encoding ketol-acid reductoisomerase has translation MNIYYDKDADLSLIQGRQVCIIGYGSQGHAHANNLKDSGVEVTVGLRKGSRSEGKAKKAGLNVKPIEDAVRGADVVMVLAPDEHQATLYKGQIEPNLKQDATLAFAHGFNIHFQQIEPRADLDVIMIAPKGPGHLVRSTYKQGGGVPCLICVHQNPSGQAKEIALSYASANGGGRAGIIETSFREETETDLFGEQTVLCGGLTALIQAGFDTLVEAGYAPEMAYFECLHEVKLIVDLIYEGGIANMRYSISNTAEYGDFTRGPRIITDETRAEMRNILKEIQSGQFAREFIMENQTGTATMKAMRRLGAEHEIEKVGGRLREMMPWISANKLVDHSSN, from the coding sequence GTGAACATCTATTACGACAAAGACGCCGACCTCTCGCTCATACAAGGCAGGCAGGTGTGCATCATCGGTTATGGTTCGCAGGGCCACGCCCACGCCAACAATCTCAAGGATTCCGGCGTGGAAGTGACGGTTGGTCTGCGCAAGGGGTCACGCTCCGAGGGCAAAGCGAAGAAAGCCGGTCTCAATGTCAAACCGATCGAAGACGCGGTGCGCGGCGCGGATGTGGTGATGGTGCTGGCGCCGGACGAACATCAGGCCACCCTCTATAAAGGTCAGATCGAGCCGAACTTAAAGCAGGACGCAACGCTCGCATTTGCACACGGCTTCAACATCCATTTCCAGCAGATCGAGCCGCGCGCCGATCTGGACGTCATCATGATCGCGCCCAAGGGTCCCGGTCATCTGGTGCGCTCCACGTACAAACAGGGCGGCGGCGTACCGTGTCTGATCTGTGTGCATCAGAATCCTTCCGGCCAGGCGAAGGAAATCGCGCTGTCTTATGCTTCGGCCAACGGCGGCGGGCGCGCCGGCATCATCGAGACCAGCTTCCGCGAGGAAACGGAAACCGATCTGTTCGGTGAGCAGACCGTGTTATGCGGTGGCCTGACCGCGCTGATCCAGGCCGGTTTCGACACCCTGGTTGAAGCCGGGTACGCGCCTGAGATGGCGTATTTCGAATGCCTGCACGAGGTCAAGCTGATCGTCGATCTGATCTACGAGGGCGGCATCGCCAACATGCGTTACTCGATTTCCAACACCGCAGAGTACGGCGATTTTACGCGCGGCCCGCGCATCATCACCGACGAGACGCGCGCCGAAATGCGCAATATCTTAAAGGAAATCCAGAGCGGCCAGTTCGCGCGCGAGTTCATCATGGAAAACCAGACCGGCACGGCGACGATGAAAGCGATGCGGCGGCTGGGCGCCGAACACGAGATCGAGAAAGTCGGCGGACGCCTGCGCGAGATGATGCCGTGGATCAGCGCCAACAAGCTGGTCGATCATAGCAGCAACTGA